TAGCCCAATAGAAAAGCTCGAAACTTGGCAGTCAAATTTCAACAAATCTGTACCCATTTTCAGTGAAAGTTGAGGCCCAACTCAATCTCCAGTTCTTTTCAGTTCAGTCCAACATCGAACCGTTTCTTTTCAGTTTTCCCTTTTCCCCCTCTGCCGAACCCTGAGCGAAGAGGAGAAACCACGACGCTGCATACTGCTGCTTTGCTCAATGGGCGCCGAGAACAAGCCAAATTCTTCTGCAACCGCCAATTTAAACAACAGCAAGAAGAGGAAGCAGCACTATCGTCCCAACAATGTAATTTTTCTCATCTAGTCTCTTTCACTGTTTAGTTGCTTAGGTAATTCTTACTGCGCTTCTTTCAATTGAGGGTTTTGCGTTTTTATGTATTAATCAGAAGGCTGTGAAGAAGAAGGGTGCTTACCCATTACGCCCAGGAGTTCAGGGCTTCTTTATAACTTGTGATGGTGGCAAAGAGCGGCAAGCTTCTCATGAAGCTATCAATGTTATTGATTCTGTATGTTCTCTTAATTTTGTGGAAGGGAATTGTCATATCTTTGGTTACTTTGCTGATAAacttttagtttttgtttttgtttttgtttttgtggaGTTATGTCTAGAATACTATTTACTTCGGTTTTCCTAATTAAAACAGGAATTGGAAATTGTGAATCTAGGAAAAGGATTATACTATTGGTCTATATAAGCAAGGGTTGTTTGCTTATTTATTTGGGCGGGGAGTTTTGGAGTTTGTGCTCTTGAAATTTGCATATGTGTGCTTCGGATGCAATCGGGTTCCATAGGATTTCAGAGTTAGGACTTGGATAAAAGATGTGATCCGATTTTCCTATTACTAATGAATTATGTGCTCCTCCTCACCTATGGTTGTAGTCAAAATAGCCGAACTATGTAAATATCTTGTTCTTGTGATTGCATATTTAATTTCTTGTTTCGCCTATGAAGTTAATTATAATCAAGAACGCTATCCAATTCCTAACAGTTTTCTTATCAAGCTGTACTCTTTTTGATTTGGGATCTTTAAGTGGATAAGAATGGATAAAGGATGTGATTTCCttatgttttaccaattttCTGTTACTACTAAATTATATGTTTCTCCTTCTCTTATGGAGCTAGTCAAAATAGATGAACTATGTAAATCTCGTGTTCCTGTGATTGTATATTTAATTTCTTGTTTCGCATATCAAGTTTATTATATATCTACAACTGATCCAATGCCTAACAGTTTTCTTATCAAACTGTACTCTTTTTGATTTGGGATCTTTAAGTGGATAgtgaataagaaattaaagaaaaaacagTTTAGATCTTAATGGTTAACTATGTATAACACTGGAGATAATAAAGCTGAATGTGATTTGGAGGAAGTGATGGAAACTTAGTCTAACTTGGTAAAGTTGAGGTCCGTCCATGATTACGAAAACTTGATTTTTTGACTGGATAGTGTGATGGCCAGAATAGATATAAGATGGATATGAATGTCCCTAAATGTGATTCCCATAGTTATCAGGCGCTAGGCTTCAGGCATGTTGCTTGAGAAGCCAAAAGATAAGCTTTGTTCAAGAGACACGTGTCTAGGTGCAGTTTTATAAGCCAACCAATTGTTTTAGGGCTTCAAGTTAGAAAGTGGTTGTTTCAATCTCAACTCTCCCTATATCATCTATAGTCGAAGAAAGTGCTTATCATACTAGAGTAGGAAATATATTATGAGTACCTCTACTTTCAAGTGCTAGGCCTAAGCCAAATGAGAAGGCTAAAGCACCATCTTCTAGAGTTTGAGAAAGAACTCCTATAGTCCTTACAGATGAGGAGGAAAAAGAATCTTGCTTTGTAGATGACTACCTTGAAGATAAAGAAGATGAGATTGAGAATCTTAAAGATGAATTTGATTTTGGAGATTGATGACTTTGACGAGTGATGAATATGGACTATGAAAAACTTTAGTCTTGATGAAAAGTAGTTATTAGACTATTAGTTAATTGACTTAGGTTGGTCGAACTTTAGTCATTAGATTCAAAATCTATTATTGTGAATTATGATTATGGAAGAGTTAATAGTTAATTTggattttatatcatgctagaATTTATGATTAAGATTGTGGATAATTGGATATGATTTAGTATTTAAATATCCATTTGCATTTTAAAAATGCTAATTGTTgttgttatttattatttttctttagtgCGCGTTGTGTCACTCAGGCAAGTGCCTGCGCCTTTAATGGTTATGGTTAACACTTTGTTTTTACTTATTAGATTATGGTCTGCTCATTAGTTACTAGCATTTTATGTTCTCTTGCAGTTCTATGAAGAGTTAGTCCATGGAAAGGGTTCGTGCGGGAAGCTTGCAGTGTCGCAGGATAAACCTTTGAATAAAAAGATCAAGTTTGTATAttctgatgaagaagaagaagaagaagatcacAATGATGCTAATAAAGATGATGAGGAGGATAAGGAAGGAGAAAAAAAGTCAGATACCAAACATACTGATGATCGTGATGATGCTAATAATGATAAAGAGGAGGGTGAGGAAGGAGAAAAAAAGTCAGATACTAAACACACTGATGATCGCGATGATGCTAATAAAGATGAAGAGGAGGATGGGGAAGGAGAAAAAAAGTCAGATACTAAAGACACTGATGACGCCAAAACTGAAATTgtgaaaaatgagaaattagATGATCCTATTATGGAGAATGTCTGCCATGGAGATCAAACAGAAGAAAAAAGTAATGATAAAGATAATAAGAGTGGTAAAGATCCtgaaaatcaaacaagagaagTGAAGGAGCCACCGGCAAAGAAGCAATGCACAGAA
The DNA window shown above is from Euphorbia lathyris chromosome 1, ddEupLath1.1, whole genome shotgun sequence and carries:
- the LOC136223452 gene encoding uncharacterized protein isoform X1, whose protein sequence is MGAENKPNSSATANLNNSKKRKQHYRPNNKAVKKKGAYPLRPGVQGFFITCDGGKERQASHEAINVIDSFYEELVHGKGSCGKLAVSQDKPLNKKIKFVYSDEEEEEEDHNDANKDDEEDKEGEKKSDTKHTDDRDDANNDKEEGEEGEKKSDTKHTDDRDDANKDEEEDGEGEKKSDTKDTDDAKTEIVKNEKLDDPIMENVCHGDQTEEKSNDKDNKSGKDPENQTREVKEPPAKKQCTEACVSVPVVHVEQKSIDKLIEDELKELCDKSKRRFFSLDSGCNGVVFIQMRKGDGDPSPKDIAQHMMTSLASTKKHMSRFILRVLPVEASCYSSEEEISKAMEPIVAKHFPSDSQDPHKFAVLYEARANSGIERMKIINAVAKSVPGPHKVDLSNPDKTIVVEIVKTVCLIGVVEKYKELAKYNLRQLTSPQQ
- the LOC136223452 gene encoding uncharacterized protein isoform X2, whose product is MGAENKPNSSATANLNNSKKRKQHYRPNNAVKKKGAYPLRPGVQGFFITCDGGKERQASHEAINVIDSFYEELVHGKGSCGKLAVSQDKPLNKKIKFVYSDEEEEEEDHNDANKDDEEDKEGEKKSDTKHTDDRDDANNDKEEGEEGEKKSDTKHTDDRDDANKDEEEDGEGEKKSDTKDTDDAKTEIVKNEKLDDPIMENVCHGDQTEEKSNDKDNKSGKDPENQTREVKEPPAKKQCTEACVSVPVVHVEQKSIDKLIEDELKELCDKSKRRFFSLDSGCNGVVFIQMRKGDGDPSPKDIAQHMMTSLASTKKHMSRFILRVLPVEASCYSSEEEISKAMEPIVAKHFPSDSQDPHKFAVLYEARANSGIERMKIINAVAKSVPGPHKVDLSNPDKTIVVEIVKTVCLIGVVEKYKELAKYNLRQLTSPQQ